A region of Ignatzschineria larvae DSM 13226 DNA encodes the following proteins:
- the rpsP gene encoding 30S ribosomal protein S16, giving the protein MVTIRLARGGSKKRPFYQIVVADQRNSVTGKYIERLGFFNPIAKGGEKRLQLAQDRVDYWVGVGAQPSERVASLLKEAKRAAAKAAVEA; this is encoded by the coding sequence ATGGTTACAATTCGTCTAGCTCGTGGGGGCTCAAAAAAGCGTCCTTTCTACCAAATCGTTGTTGCGGATCAAAGAAATTCAGTAACAGGTAAATACATTGAGCGTCTTGGCTTTTTTAATCCCATCGCAAAAGGTGGGGAGAAACGTTTACAGCTTGCTCAAGACCGCGTTGATTATTGGGTAGGTGTAGGTGCACAGCCTTCTGAACGTGTTGCTTCATTACTTAAAGAAGCAAAAAGAGCGGCAGCTAAAGCAGCAGTTGAAGCTTAA